A region of the Roseiflexus sp. RS-1 genome:
TAACGTTCATTCTGGGTTTCATCTCGCTGCCGATCTGGCTCTTTTACGTGTTGTACGACAAGCAGCAGGGTCGGGTCTTCTTCAACCAACTGGTGCACCCGCGCGCCCGCGCCGATTTCTGGAATGTGTGGGAAATTATCAACAACGTGCTGGGCGGTTACATTCGCGGGCAGATCATTCTCTGCGTCGCAGTGGGACTGGCAGTTGGCATCGGACTGGTGGGGCTGGAGATGCTTGGGTTCCCGCTTGGCGACTATGTTCTGGTGCTGGCGTTGATTGCCGGTGTCACCGAATTTATTCCGGTGCTCGGTCCGACCATCGGCGCTATTCCAGGAGTCATCCTTGGTTTTGGCATTTCGCCAACCGCAGGCTTTGCTGTCCTCATTCTGTACATCGCTGTGCAACAACTGGAAAACAGTTTGCTGGTACCACGTATCATTGGTGAAAGTGTTGGGGTCCATCCGGCAGTGCTGACCGTTGCCATGATCGTGATGGGTACGTTGTTCGGTCTGCTCGGCATTCTGCTGGCTGCACCGGCGGTCGCCACCACCCGTGACCTGTTCAAATACGCCTACCTGCGGTTGGAGGGACATTCACCCGAAGAGAGTCATCGCCGGGTCGCTGAACGTCACGCACCGATCATTCCGCAGCTTCCTGTTAAGCAGGAAAGTGATGCATAGGCTGTCCACCTGGGAAACACTCGTCTCCTGACCTCCTTGCAAGCGTGAGATTTTCTGCTGGCGCTCACCCGCGATGCGACCAGTCTGGGCGACCGCCTGGTCGTGTTGGCCCTCTGCGTCGTGGATCGCGGGTGCGCCATCCCGGTGGCATGGACGATCCTGCCGGCTGGTCAGAAACGGGCGTGGCGGTGCGCGTGGTTCCGCATGCTGCGGCTCCTGCGCCCGGCCGTGCCCGCTTCGTGGACGGTCCTGGTGTTGGCCGACTGCGGCGTGGACGCCCGCTGGCGGTTCCGCCGGATGGCGCGTCTGGGCTGGCATCCCTTTTTGCGCATCAATCAGGGCGGCACATTTCGGCTGGCCGGTCAGGCGCGGTGTGTTTGGTGGTCCACGCTGGTCGGGGCGGCGGGACGCCGCTGGCGGGGACGCGGCACGGCCTTCGCCTCGTCCGACTGCCGACTGGACGGCACGCTGGCGGCGTGGTGGAGCGATGGGCATGCCGAGCCGTGGTTGGTGCTGACCGACCGGGATCCCGACGGGTGCGATGCGCCGTGGGACGCCCTGCGCAGTTGGTGCGACCAGCGCGGCAAAGGCGCCAAACGTGGCGGGTGGCAGTGGCAGCAGACCCAGATGACGAATCCGGCGCGGACCAGTCGCCGGTAGTCGGCGTTGGCCGTTGCGACGCTGGGGATGGTGACGATCGGCAGCGATCTGGAGGTCGCGCCGCTCGCCGATACGCCCGACCTGCGCGCGATCCTGGGCGTCCGCTCCGCTCGCCGCCCCCGTGCTATCCGGTTGTTTCGTTTGGGGTAGCTGTGGCTGCTGGTGCGACCGATCCAGGGACGCCCATTGCCGACCCCCCATCGCCTGGCGCCCGAATCCTGGCCCGATCTTCCATCATTCGACACACCACTGATACCGCATTCCAAAACGGGGGATGAGGGGCAACGGCGCACGGGAATGCAGAACATCGCTCATCTCTCCCAAAAACTCTCCACTTGAGAGGCGGGGGTATGAGGGGCAAAAGCACACCGGAATGAATCACTCATCTCTCCCAGGAAATCTAGAGGGGTCGGGAAGGTAGTCCTCGTCCGCAGAGGGCACCCCCCCTCAACCATGCGCAAGCACGCGCTCCATCCCCGCCTGCTGACGCATGATGATCAGCAGGGTGACGATAGTGATCGCAATCAGCACGAACGCGGCAGGCGCCGCCTGGGTATGCACCGACTCACTGGCAGCCACCCAGATACGCACCGGCAGCGTGTCGAAGCCGGGCGGTCGCAGAAGGATAACCGTCGGCAACTCCTTCATCGCCGTAACGAATGCCAGCACCCAACTTGCGAGCAACCCCGGTGCGGCGACCGGCAGCGTCACGCGCTGGAAGGTGCGGAAGCCGTTGTTGCCCAGTGTGCGCGCCGCCTGTTCGAGCGGAGGCGAAACCGCGCGCAGCGCCGACTCATTGGCGGTGACCGCCTGTGGCAGCAACCGGAACACAACGCCGATCACCAGCACTGCCACAGTACCGTACAGCATCGGCGCCCAGCGGTTGAAGAGCAGCACGAAACTCAACCCGATGATGATCCCCGGCAGCGCAAATGGACTCTGGCATGCCGCAAGCAACAGACTGCTCCAGCGCCCCGGTCGGCGGGCTGCAACCAGCGCGGGAAACATCGCCAGGAATGTGGCGCCGGTGGCTGCTGCAACTGCAAGCCCGACGCTGTTCACCCCATAGCGGAGAATCCCCTCATTATTGACCCACCAAATGCGGTCAACCTCGGTCGGGAACAGCCATCCCTGCAATGTCAGCCCGCCAAGAGTCAACAGCGGCAGCCCAAGCGCGAAAAAGGTCAGCGCGCCGATCGCCAGCAGCGCCAGCGGTCGCCAGCGCCCCAGGCGCACCAGGCGGCGCGGCTGCCAGCGCGGGCGTGTCATCTGGCGTTCGCGGCGCGCCATCCATGCCGCAGCGTACAGGATCGGCACGGCCATACCGATCAGAACAAAACTCAGGATCGCAGCAGCCGACCGATCAACCTGACCGGCAAACTGTTGAAAGATTGCGAGCGTAAAGGTTCGATAGCGGAGCATTGCCACCGTGCCGAAATCGGAGAGCACATACAGCGCCACAAGGAGCGCCCCGCCCGCCGCAGCCGGCATCGCCAGCGGCAACACCACGCGCCAGAGTGTCGTCCATGCAGAATGCCCCGCCATACGCGCCGCTTCTTCGAGTGATCGGTCGAGTGAACGGAATACGGCGCCGACCGGCAGAAACACATAGGGGAACACACACAGACTGATAATAATCGTCGCACCCCACAGGTTGGTGATCTGCGGCAACGGGAACGTTCCACGCGCGAACCCTAGCCATTCCATCGCTGCCTGATCGACCACGCCGCCGCGACGGAACAGGATCAGCCAGCAGATCGCCGCCACATACGCCGGGATCGCCAGCGGAAGCGCCAGCAACACCCGCCAGACGCGCGCGCCCGGCAGATCGGTGCGTTCGACCAGCCACGCCGCGCCGATGCCAAACAGCGCGCTGAGCAGCACCGTCGTCGCAGTCAGCGCCAGCGTGTTGATCATGAGCGACGGAATCTGTCTTGACCAGAGCCGTTCCCAGATGGCGGCATCCGCTTCGAGCGCCCGCAGCAGAATATAGACCAGCGGGATGATCGCCAGCACGCCGACCAGCAGCGCCATGCCGTTCAGCAGCGCGGATGGATGCCGTTGCAGGAAGGCGGTTCGCGGCATTCTGCGGTTGTAGGGCAGCGAAATGGCGGGTTTCACAGTGACGATCCTTCGTTTGTTCAGAATGCAGGGATGCGGCAGACCACATCCCTGCACAGCAAACCACGCACAGCGTATCACACGTTACAGGGCGTCATTACGGCATACCGACCTTCTGGACGAGCGCCCTGGTTGGTTCCAGTTCATCCCGCAGTGTTTTGAGCGGGAAAGGGTTCAACCTGAACGAATCGAGCGGCGCGACTCCTTCTGCCAGCGGCACACCTGGCACAATCGGGTACTCATAGTTCCGCTCAGCATAGATCTTCTGCCCGGCAGGCGAAAGCATGAAATCGACGAAGATGCGTGCCATTTCCGGGTTTGGTCCGCCCTTGATGATACCGGCATTAGTCGAATTGACCATCAATCCCAATCCGCCATCTTCCTGATCAGGGTAGATGACGCCAACCGGCGCCCCTTCCGCCTTCGAGAGATGGTAGTAGTAATGGTTGACCAGCCCGAGTTTCAGTTCGCCGGCGCCAACCGCTTTACGCACATCGGTATGCCCGCCGAAGAACTGCGCGTTGTTCTCAAGCAACCCCTGAATGAAGGCTTCGGTCGCCGGCTCGCCGAGTTGATTGCGCATGATGACCAGTTGCGCCATCATTGCGCCGTTGGTGCTGTTGGCTGAGCCGATCACGTCCTTCCATTTCGGATCGGCGAGATCGACCATCTTTTTCGGCAATTCTTCGGGTGAAACCAGGTCTGTATTGTACATGATGACACGCGCGCGGAGCGTCAACGCGACCCAGCTGCCATCATCAGCGCGATAATCAGCCGGAACAGCCATCACTGCTGGCGAGTTATTCGGCGCAAACACGCCTTCAGCAGCCAGGTTCTCCATCGTAAGAATATCCGAGTTGATCAGCACATCCGCTTTCGGATTGGCGCGTTCCTCAAGAATACGCGCAGCCAGTTCGCTATTGCTTCCGTTCAGAACGGTGACCTTGATATCAGGGTAGGCAGCATTGAACGCTTCGATGACCGGTTTGAACAACGCTTCGGCGCGCGTCGTATAGACGACCACCTCACCCTTTGGCATTGCTGCGGGTTCGGTGGGTGCAGCCGTTGGTGCAGTCGGCGCCGCTGTGGGTTCGGTGGGTGCGGTCGTTGGTGCAGCCGTGGGTTCGGCGGGTGCGGCGGTTGGCGGAGTCGCG
Encoded here:
- a CDS encoding extracellular solute-binding protein — protein: MDRLPGPLVARLMTLIISVTLIAACGGQPAATPPTAAPAEPTAAPTTAPTEPTAAPTAPTAAPTEPAAMPKGEVVVYTTRAEALFKPVIEAFNAAYPDIKVTVLNGSNSELAARILEERANPKADVLINSDILTMENLAAEGVFAPNNSPAVMAVPADYRADDGSWVALTLRARVIMYNTDLVSPEELPKKMVDLADPKWKDVIGSANSTNGAMMAQLVIMRNQLGEPATEAFIQGLLENNAQFFGGHTDVRKAVGAGELKLGLVNHYYYHLSKAEGAPVGVIYPDQEDGGLGLMVNSTNAGIIKGGPNPEMARIFVDFMLSPAGQKIYAERNYEYPIVPGVPLAEGVAPLDSFRLNPFPLKTLRDELEPTRALVQKVGMP
- a CDS encoding AI-2E family transporter, with the translated sequence MRAVEPQEELQEETTAASTTSGETGTTETDRSARTTTAINPLLRLIARWSLVALALYIIGSMLWSTRPVLIPFVIGLVLAYLMAPAVDFFDRWMPRWLAILAVYALGFLGIAATFALIIPPLVEQVARLIRQLPSFSEVQMFVDSVVKQYRDQVPPSLQQPIEDSLANLLRSLQNNIDTYLQRGGAFLLNQLIQLLNTVTFILGFISLPIWLFYVLYDKQQGRVFFNQLVHPRARADFWNVWEIINNVLGGYIRGQIILCVAVGLAVGIGLVGLEMLGFPLGDYVLVLALIAGVTEFIPVLGPTIGAIPGVILGFGISPTAGFAVLILYIAVQQLENSLLVPRIIGESVGVHPAVLTVAMIVMGTLFGLLGILLAAPAVATTRDLFKYAYLRLEGHSPEESHRRVAERHAPIIPQLPVKQESDA
- a CDS encoding ABC transporter permease — encoded protein: MKPAISLPYNRRMPRTAFLQRHPSALLNGMALLVGVLAIIPLVYILLRALEADAAIWERLWSRQIPSLMINTLALTATTVLLSALFGIGAAWLVERTDLPGARVWRVLLALPLAIPAYVAAICWLILFRRGGVVDQAAMEWLGFARGTFPLPQITNLWGATIIISLCVFPYVFLPVGAVFRSLDRSLEEAARMAGHSAWTTLWRVVLPLAMPAAAGGALLVALYVLSDFGTVAMLRYRTFTLAIFQQFAGQVDRSAAAILSFVLIGMAVPILYAAAWMARRERQMTRPRWQPRRLVRLGRWRPLALLAIGALTFFALGLPLLTLGGLTLQGWLFPTEVDRIWWVNNEGILRYGVNSVGLAVAAATGATFLAMFPALVAARRPGRWSSLLLAACQSPFALPGIIIGLSFVLLFNRWAPMLYGTVAVLVIGVVFRLLPQAVTANESALRAVSPPLEQAARTLGNNGFRTFQRVTLPVAAPGLLASWVLAFVTAMKELPTVILLRPPGFDTLPVRIWVAASESVHTQAAPAAFVLIAITIVTLLIIMRQQAGMERVLAHG